The following proteins come from a genomic window of Nycticebus coucang isolate mNycCou1 chromosome 11, mNycCou1.pri, whole genome shotgun sequence:
- the LOC128598737 gene encoding non-structural maintenance of chromosomes element 1 homolog: ATGFASSTNILNLVDQLKGKKMRKKEAEQVLQKFVQNKWLIEKEGEFTLHTRAILEMEQYIRETYPDAVKICNICHSLLIQGQSCETCGIKMHLPCVAKYFQSNSEPRCPHCNDYWPHDTPEVFNPEKEREAGTSKSSKKSLRARQH, from the coding sequence gccacaggctttgcATCTTCCACAAACATTTTGAACCTGGTTGATCAACTTAAAGGcaagaagatgaggaagaaggaagctgAGCAAGTACTGCAGAAGTTTGTGCAGAACAAATGGCTGATTGAGAAGGAAGGGGAGTTTACCCTGCACACCCGGGCCATCCTGGAGATGGAGCAGTACATCCGGGAGACATACCCTGATGCCGTGAAGATCTGCAACATCTGCCACAGCCTCCTCATCCAGGGTCAGAGCTGTGAAACCTGTGGGATCAAGATGCACCTGCCTTGTGTGGCCAAGTATTTCCAGTCAAATTCTGAGCCGCGCTGCCCTCACTGCAATGACTACTGGCCCCATGACACACCAGAAGTCTTCAACCCTGAGAAGGAGAGGGAAGCTGGTACCTCCAAATCGAGCAAGAAGTCCTTGCGGGCCAGGCAGCATTAG